The segment TGGGCCTTGAGGCGCCAGTTCTCGTCAAGCAGCGTACCTAGATGCTCAAGCGTGCCAGATTCGAGCTGCTCTTTCATCTCGAAGGCTAACTGGACCATCCGGCGCATCAGCGCGCGGCGGTCGGTCGCTTGCATCGCCGCCGATTGGCTGGCCAGCACGGCGGACGCGCTGCGGGTACGGCCAGTGAAGAAGACCAAGGTCGAATCCTCCATCTCCTGCAGCAGGCTGGGCTTGCAGATGACTGGGTCGACCGACACCGAGTCGTCCGGGTGGAAGCGGATGAGGTTGAGGCCGCCGTAGGCCGCCGCGTACTGGTCCTGCTTGCCGATTGGCTCGCCACAGCGGTCGATTTCTATCTCGCAGGCTTGCCGCGCCAGTGTCTCCTTCGAGACGAAGCGGTTGCGGTAGGCGTACAGCGCATTCAGCAGGCCCACGGTGTAGGTGCTGGAGGATCCCAGGCCTGAACCCTTGGACGGGATGTCAGCCATAGAGGCGATCTCGATGCCACCGTCAATTCCAACCACATCCAGCGCCTGTCGGACCAGCGGATGCTCGATCTCATGCCGCGACTGGACGTCCTCGGTCTTGGTGTAGCTTAGCCGGATGCGCCCATCGAACTTCTTGTTGACGCAGATGTACATGTACTTGTCGATCGATGTCGACAGCACGGCGCCGATTTCCTCGCGGTAGTAGGCGGGCAGGTCGCTGCCACCGCCGACAAAACTCATCCGCAAGGGAGTCTTGCTGACAATCACTTACTTCTCCCAATCAATCATGTGCTCCGCAGATTCTGCAGATCTGCGGATTGTCGCGGTTTCGTCGCTGGCTCGGCTGTTCAGAACTTCAGTTGTCTGTTCTTCCGTGTAGCCGCGGGCGGTGTAGTCGTCCTTCAATCGTTTGAGGCGGATATCCTCTGACTCGTTAATGAATAGCCTCAGGGTGCGAGCTGGTGGTGTCAGCGCGGATAGGCAAAGTGCTGGTACGCCCTCGATGATGAGTAGGTCATCTGTACCGACTGAATGGCGTTCACCGTGCGGGGCTATGG is part of the Shinella sp. XGS7 genome and harbors:
- a CDS encoding GHMP kinase, producing the protein MIVSKTPLRMSFVGGGSDLPAYYREEIGAVLSTSIDKYMYICVNKKFDGRIRLSYTKTEDVQSRHEIEHPLVRQALDVVGIDGGIEIASMADIPSKGSGLGSSSTYTVGLLNALYAYRNRFVSKETLARQACEIEIDRCGEPIGKQDQYAAAYGGLNLIRFHPDDSVSVDPVICKPSLLQEMEDSTLVFFTGRTRSASAVLASQSAAMQATDRRALMRRMVQLAFEMKEQLESGTLEHLGTLLDENWRLKAQLTSGISDPQIDSWYAAGLANGALGGKLLGAGNGGFMMFYAPPERHAQITAALSDLQPVKFRFDRTGAQIVFYQPTE